ttgcggaattgcggggattccgcacacctaggaatgcattgatctgcttacttcccgcacggggctatgcacaccatgcgggaagtaagcagattatgtgcggttggtacccagggtggaggagaggagactctcctccacggactgggcaccatataattggtaaaaaaaaaagaattaaaataaaaaatagtgatatactcaccttcgatggccccggagtcttcccgcctctcatcacgtgaccgcgacatcatcgaaggtcctgcacacacacaccatctataggaacggaagccgctgaggagatcggctgtctgcaggcgagtataaccatttatttttttttttaaattatttttaaacattctatcttttactattgatgctgcataggctgcatctatagtaaaaagttggtcacacttgtcaaacactatgtttgacaagtgtgaccaatctgtcaatcagttttccaagcgatgctacagatcgcttggaaaactttagcattctgcaacctaattacgcttgcaaaatgctaaaaaaaaaaaaacgcaaaaaaccgggaaaaaaacgcaaaaaaaaaaaatgcggatttcttgcagaaaatttccggttttcttcaggaaatttctgcaagaaatcctgacgtgtgcacataccctaacattccCAaaacctgtaaacgttcctcataggacatggtttgcagaccagtcaccattctggttgctcttctctgaacttgcttcagtttgttgatgtattttttaaaatgtgcccaaaagtggacacagtattccagatgagctctgaccaaagaggagtagagggcactaatgactttgcgtgatctagactgtatgcttgttagtacatcccagaattgcatttgctttttttgctgcttcatcacactgttgactcatgttcagtttatgatctattagtatacccaagtctttttcacatgtgctgttgcttagccttattcctcccattctgtatatgcttttttcatttttattggccAGATGCAGTACTTTGCATTTtttcttgttaaaaaccattctgttagttgctgcccactgctccagtttatttatatctttttgaatcctctctctctcttctctagtattagctatccctcctagctttgtgtcatcaacaAATGTAATCAACTTACCCTAAATTCCTTAAtcaaaatcattgataaagatgttgaacaatacagggcccaggatagaaccctgtggtaccccacttaagACATTCTTcctactggatgtgcagccatttacgaccaccctttgggtccaatcactaagccagttatgaatccacctaacagttgccttatcCATTCCATACCTAGTCATTTTTTCAGACACGGATATACAGATTGCAGGTACCTATGCATATTCTGCATAAAGCAGAAAAAAGCTTATAAAAAGCCCAATGCTAAATAttaattaaaaatataattttctCTTAATTTCTGTGCATTATTGTACAAGGGTATAAAAGAAGTAAGTAGACTTCCAATCCTAGCTGATGTACAGCCCCCTGCTTACCTGTGGCACCAGTCTGCATTGCTGGTTGATAGGTAGATGAGAGGGGAACTGCCATGCCCAAGTCATACACTTTGCACATATCATTGTGTAGAAGCTCCAGGCAACTGGAAAATTGAACCCATAGTCGCTCCAATTGCTGTCGATCTTCCTTGCTCAACTGCTTGTCCCGAAGAGCATCTGTTATTATATTCCTGTTGCTTACTGCAAGCTCTTGTGCCCTTTCCCTTGTGCGTCTCAATTCATCACGCAAGTGTTTGCTGTCTGATGATCCACCAACATTGATTGCCAAGTGTCTGTAGCAGGCCACCACCTTCCCATAAAAAAGAGGGTTAAATAGTATggtaaataaaaagaaaatatcttCTCTTGCATTATAAGGAATGTGTACCGTTGAGCATTACTAAATCAAACATAATACTGTACATACATTGTTGTTAGCTAGTAAACACAAAGGTGTGATCCGGACCTCTCTCTGCTCTACTGGTAGAATGTTACTGCAATCAAGGACTTTAGTGGCTTGAATTTGAGGAATTAAACATACAGCCTAAGCCATGCCCCCATTCCACCCATGCTTTTCCTGTTTTGGTGCAGGTGTCCAGGACTGGCGTAAAAGTTGTAAAGCCACTTTTGACAATGTCTTAGACAAGGATTCTGATAAACACCTTTCGGAATTGGGGCCAAAGTTGGCCCCTTGGCTGTTAACAATTGACTGTAGAAACAGACAACATACAGCGTTGGTTTGTAATTGCCAAGAAGATACTTTATAACAGTAGACAAAAATGAGTAAGATTTTTGGGTACAACTAGAGCAACAACAAACAGAAAGTGGGGGGAGGGCGCAACTGCTGTAGGACTGCTGGAAAAGCAAAAGCTCTGTACTTGGATAAATACAGGTATCTCAGACTATCTCAAAGAGAAGGGACTGAATGGTAGCAGGCGTGCACAGCCTTTGTTCTATTCTTATAGGACATTTCAGAGCTTTGATTTAAGGATGGTGATCAGAAATGTATTGCCTTTCTTCATTTGCATATGGATTAAAACACTAATTACTCGGGAATGCAGCAACTTCATTAGTGTAATTTATCATAAGTTGGGTTTATGGTGCTTGCACATAATTTTTCTCTTCCAGAGTACTGCTGTATTTTATGTGTTTGAAGTCATACTAGTATGTTCTGGGACATTTATTACACTTCCTTTGGATGTGCTGGTTAACTTATTTTTTTGTATAGTTTGTTGTGGTGTGACTACTTCTATTTAGTTTACTGCCCCATCCATCTTTCCAAGGGtgttttctgttatgatctggtggcctaagagcagcatgaaacgtactctggagaaggtggcacctgtactgaccgcagaccctgaacttaacaccgcaactagaagtagccgtggaatgtacctagcgctccctagacatctcgacacagccggaggactaattacccctagagatagaaaagggaaaactatcttgcctcagagaaaatccccaaaggatagacagccccccacaaatattgactgtgagaggagaggaaaaaacatacatagactgaaatcagaatttagcaaaggaggccacttctagctaaatagaaaggataggacagagtactatgcagtcagtattaaaacactagaaaatatccaccacagaaaatacaaaatctctacagctaactaaagatatggagggtatatctgcatctccagagataccagcttggctaaacaaatccttatacagaccaagctggacaagacaaaaacatggaaaagaactgaacaataaggccacagcatgtggacagcaaaaaaaatcaaggccagaacttatctttgttgaaatgaactgcaaagcaggagagaccaggcagagatgtgaatcctccaggaacaatggacaactggcactgactaaagggtgaagcaagactaaatagcccagtcagaattgcaaaaagtgaacacacctgacaaatgctgcgattcagagacagcagcgctaccacttacaaccaccggagggagcccaagagcagaattcacaacagttttctaaTTATAGCAGATTATACCTACTGTTATGGAACTCCCCAGCACCCAGaaaatgttgtgcagttatatgtatgtataataggtgccatgtgagatgtatgtccctaatgcatcagcccacaggctgcgcccctgggcagaggggacaagatatcccccttctgacctcccccacctttgtaattcccacagtaaatataggcaggctccggccacctgcggctattgtaatgtatgtctggcctgccgcttttcaattggcccaccctctgtatctgtgtgatatattctgtgtcctgtgggtAAAGTgtggtcacactggaaatacgtggagaagcagtgatcttttatatgcgcccatgtaaccaagcatttccagccagcgtccttcattcagactccagccaaagcagagtggacctcctgaaacacggggtggtactgaaagaggtactccagcacggtagaccctgtTACATCTACCATTTATCTACCTACTAATTATGTACTACAGAACCACCCCTTCTTAATAGTTAAATTGTACTccataaaataatataataatgcaGCCTTCAATACTTTGTCAGAGCAGACAACTATTCTGCCGGAAGAGTAAAGGATGCAGCTGATAtgtagccactgattggctgcagtggtcaccatACATAATATTGTCACTTGACCACAGCAGTGTAGTCTATCTGGCCATATATGTATATGGTTTTTATCTGTTATGATGGACTGTTTAGCTATGAGGGAGTTATAGTGGACAATTAATCAGTCAATTAATTTGTATATTGCAATGAAAGAATGTCAACTGGATTTTGATTTGTTGATAATTCTTCACCTTATGTACATCTAGGAGCCAATTCATCAAGTATTTTCTATCAATTTTAAAGTCTAAAATTTTTGTGCAATTGAGAAAAAATGTGTGTTTGGTATATTTTATGCTAAGTCTGCTAACTTTTTAAAAACTGGATGGAATGGAAGGAGGAATGCCATAGCATGGCCCAACAATTTCACTGAAATATACACCACAAATGGCATAAATTATAGTAGAAATTTACGTTAGTCTGGAGAATGGTACATTTTCTAATGCTGGAGCACGGGTAGCTAAGATACACCaaatttagagatgagcaaacgtaTTTTAGACCCTAGAGCATAATAAACGTGACATGTTGAAAAAAATCTTTATACTCTCCATGCTGCTCTCCTCTTCAGCCCTCTGCTCTTCAGCATCATCTGTATGGTCCTCCTTGCATGTTCTTATCACAGCCATGGTCACTGAGGCTTGTCACAATAGGCTGAGATTTCAGACTCTGATTAGGCCTGAGATGGTTCGGTGCATGCGTTCACAGGTTCATATTGCACATCATGACCTTTTGCCCACTTGTACAAAACTGTCCTAGGCCCCATCAGAGCCAGAACTCATGGCCCAGTGTGAGGAGGCCTGGAGTTTCCGCATTCATGACTGTGAGGTGTGGAGAGGTGAGCAGTAAGGCGAGTATAAGGAGTTTTTTTTTCCACGTTACATTTATTATGCtatggggtctggagagacctcaGAGCATAAATAAGGGCATTTAATCCACATGAACAAGTGTATTGGAATTTTGCCTGATATGCTCATCTCCAACCAAATTCACTAAGAGGCGAACGACTCCTAATTAATTTACTTACTCCGACTGACTCTGGATCAAGACTGGCAAACAGAATGCTAGGTTTGATGTATTTCCCCCTTTGAAAGTAACATATAGTAACTTTTTATAGAATAGTTTTAATTCATTTTTTCTTCTATCTGAAGAAATGTACAGTAACTGTCACTTCTTCCTCTTGTATCTAATCTAGAGAAGCTTTGCTTTCACCAGCAGCATGACATATGAGACATAATCCTACCGTGTATCTATTCTTGTCCAGCTACACTGCATGGTCATCTGTCTCCTCTCACTCAGTAGGCAGCACTTATCCTTGCACTGACATTGAGCAAATGTCTGCCACACAACAAATACACTATGACATAAAGGTACAGagcaatttaaaaaataatttgatGTAAATAGATTGATTTCTGAAAGACAGCTAAGTGCCAGCCTTGAGAAGAACAATTAAATTCCACAACATACAAAAACACTTATGTTAGCATTATAATAAACACCATGCAGTATAATAATGTGACAATGATATACCTTGTGCAGTGCATCCAGTACAACATTACATTCTTCCTTCACTTTCTGGAAGTTTGCCTGCCCCTCACTGGCCACCTTGTTATTTTGTATAGGCATCGCTGCTCAATGATCTTGAGAAGTCTCCGATAGGTTTTAGGATTTATCAAGCCGCTTGTTGTTCTTCAACTGGTAAGACTGCCATTTCCAGCCTTGAATTATTAGGTGCTTTCTTGTCCTTTAGTGTCTCTTAAATAATCCCTTTTTACAGGATAAAATTAGTGGGAACAGCCTTTCTGAAAAACGGTCAGTCGAGCAGCAGCATTTACAAGAAGAGTGCTGATAAGTAATCCAAGAGATTATGGAAGGAGATCCTGACCCTTGGTGAATCAAGGCTTCTGTAATCTCTTTATCATCTTTGGAGATAAGTGTTCTCTATTATGCAGTCCTATTGAATTCTATTTTAtacattttgtacttttttttagtttttgttctATTTGTGTTCCTTAGGAACCAACCTATACACTTTATAATACTCTTTATCCACATTCACATTAGAATGTACATATTATACACATACACATTAGAATGCACTGATCTGCAACCTGGGGATGGCAACTAAGTAGAAAAAACAAAAGTTGCCCAGGCACATCCCAAAGGAAGTGAAGACTTTAAATACACCCAGATCTTCCAGCGATTTGCTGAAAGGACATTCAGGAAAAATGGTGCACTGGCCCTTTAAATGATTTGACAGGGGCGCACGCACCCTATGCTCGCTCCCCTGTAACCAGGAAGTGAGGGAGCGGAGGAGACACATCGGACAGGTGATGCAGCCAGAGGGAGCATCACAGGAGCGTGGACTGGGTGAGAAGGATTGCGGGGACCAGGGGAATGCCTGTGGGCAGGTGAGACCAGATCTCCCTGTACCTTGGACACAGGACCCGCCGGCCGGAGCGCTACACACCCTCAGTTGGTTTTAAGTACATACCTGTGCTTGTATCTGTattgacctgtagaagcgcaagtGTGAAAATGGTCATTGTCCGTCATGTCTACCACTTTCATTGTTTTAAACTCCTGCACCTGCACTATTTGCACTACCGCACTTTATGTTGTTGTTCCGGAAAAAAGGATAATAAAAATTGACTGATTTGCCATTGAATCAGGTGAGTGCTGGCATTTTATTTTCTACTTTAAAGTATTACATATATCTTTGACATTGCACCACCCAGGAAAGATCCGTGCAAGAGGTTATGAAAGTAGCATGGAGTCATTGACACTGAATAGAGGCTAATGAATTGGTGCCTTCATTTCACCCTGTTactaaaaccaatttttcacctgctgatgatttgttcattctgtctcccaaagatcacagtaagtctCGGCTCACAGTTATCTTGCGTTCTGTGCTGATCGCATACacgggggtttctgtgtaaatctctgaaatacgtgattcagacagaacccctggaggaagattccctttactgaagcagatggaggcactgtgcacGCTGTCTGGTAGTATCTATCTTTTTATGTGTGCATAAAAGCATGGTTCTTCACAGATTTgtacacctctgaaaagaaggacaatgctgaacagtggccagacggagtccacagtaactttgctgcctcattgtAGAGAATGGATCCATTGGGAATTTCATCTGAATCACCTCACTCGAAGACTTTGATGGAAACATCAAAGTAAGTGCTGTGTGTggagtgctggataaatgtgatcccaaatgttatgtgaagtgttcccaacaaaagcttcaaatcaatccacaaaaaagcaagtccccactcaggtccatcatctgacaatggaaatatagtgggcttccaccTTACTGGTAATACAAAGGATCTGTAAAAGCACTATtgctccttgccccccaaaagaatttcaacaatctgcgctcccaaatccaaatgtcccccccCCACTTTTGAGCCCCttagtgtgcctaaaccatatttagcattcacatgtttggcatttctgtagcattaAAAGCcttcctaatttatgggtgcatgtgtaacaccccaggtaaccgtttgttacagtgatattgccttctCTTCggtgagggtgatatcatgcttgggggCAAGGAAGAttttctttaccaggtaagcaactgcatgcaacacattctgaatccaggccagaagggggagctctggacccggattcaggggagcatcCCCCAGCTATATGTGTTCTGATCTGCAGGAGGAGCTAGGCAGATGTTGAGAGGCACTGAAGAGAGAAGGATGTCTGAGAGACCAGACAGCGgagctggcagccaggattgagctgcagctccagggaaggaagtAAACCTGAAGGGTTGGATGCAGTAGAGCttgagaggaaaggagcacagtggaagagaaggggctcagaggggaatggCAACTGGACACCCCCAGAGCCAGAGTGCAtaaaccgggcatcgggagcccaaggctttagtgggactctaggacacttagcagaaccggagggcataggactgtatgttaatttCCCAccgcaagtctgaggtgaagcagtaacctgagagcccgggtcatgatagagaccctataaaacggctcGCACTGCCTATCGTATAGACATCTGTCTCAGGACATTAGAGAGGGGACCTTGCCAGCAAgccacaagcagcagggacctcgccaactagCGCAAATAGGAAAGGCTTacgaacctcacctgggagagggaccctctattgcctccaagccgaccggaccacagctaccctgcacttggtaccctcgactgaggctgactgctaccatcagtaaaccaggtaaagattgcaaacctgtgtcctgatTCTTtgctataccatccaccacaccatctgtgccatacaccttgggagccctggggaccccgcttcacctgtgggaagcgtgaccatcttgctgcataacataaccccagaggacccctttaagcagcgttggtccctactgaccgaaaaccacaggtggcatcacgaacatagacattacaaatccccttaaagacctttccctttaattgggcgcccagggccacggaccgggtcgccgcctccGTGACATCCCACTTTGAGccgaccgagtaccccacagccctggtgggcgactcacatgtctagagaagcatgagctggacaccgcaatgtactgggcactgcaacggcagtttgcaattttcactcagcaacatccactgctgcttgtttctggaaaacacccatggagtcaaaatcgtcactacacctgtagataaactctcaaaggggtataatttccaaaatggggtcactggaagGGAAATCCTGCTGTTCTagaacttaggggctctgtatatgaagtccgcaAACTATTATAGAAATATCTGCGCTGcagaaggcaaatagcgctctgtccctccccagTCTCGCCATAGGGCTAAGCAGTTCTGTACAGCTACATatggcctatttctgcattcagcagaaattgtgggccaaatttttgtgccattttttacccatttccaagtgtgaaactgtaaaatctggggctaaaacaaaattttggtgttaaaaatgtaattgttttttcttcactgcccaaaggaataaaattctgtgacacacctgtggtgtcaatatgatccctTCACTCctaaattaattcattgagaggtgtagtttgtgaaCTAGGATCACATatgtttttttgctgttttggcacctcaaaggctctaccaatgtgatatggcaccctcaaaccaatccagcaaaatctgaactccaatatggcacttcttccattctgagctttgcactgtgcctcaaaagtcatTTTCGACTAGATAAAGGAtagtggtgtactcaggagaaaatgtgcgacaatttttggggtccattttctcctgttacccttgtgaaaatggcccaacgttataaacttctgtgaagcacctgggggatcaagttgctcaccacacatctagataaatttcttgagtTTACAAAATGGGTCTCTTGTGGGATTTTTTCACTCTTGTGggattttttcactgt
This is a stretch of genomic DNA from Ranitomeya variabilis isolate aRanVar5 chromosome 6, aRanVar5.hap1, whole genome shotgun sequence. It encodes these proteins:
- the LOC143781164 gene encoding regulator of G-protein signaling 9-binding protein B-like, producing the protein MPIQNNKVASEGQANFQKVKEECNVVLDALHKVVACYRHLAINVGGSSDSKHLRDELRRTRERAQELAVSNRNIITDALRDKQLSKEDRQQLERLWVQFSSCLELLHNDMCKVYDLGMAVPLSSTYQPAMQTGATGNTSAIASRALSVQNINYSNSPTNKEILEHSELEDEILKVDEMITDMELKVNVLRWTVEAAANMNDELDGTDASSTALLSVDDGGGDRRQCCSEGQFVASLMLCGVTLIAVTLSSIL